Part of the Methylomonas sp. AM2-LC genome, GACGGGAGGCTCCACGTTATTAACGAGTGGCAGCCGTTATGCCATGGGTAATGCCGGTAATTTAATGTTTACGAATCGCGGCTAATGGATTGGTTGCCGATTGACCAAGCACCGAAAGATGGTGCACATATTTTGTTATGGTTTGAGCGGCCATCACCGGCTAAGCAAGGCGTATGCCGGGTGGGGTTTTGGCGTGATGATGATGGGTTTGCTACGGGTGGCTGGATGGTGTTTACATCGGGCGGTTTGTTGGTGATGCCTAAGATACCTGTGTATTTTTGCCCTATTACGGTACCGAGTGGTTGACTTGCGTTTAACGCGTATTTTGTTTAAAAAAGTTTCGTTTAAATTTTAGCCCGCGTTTGCGGGCTTTTTTTTTGTAAGGTGAATTTATGAGTGTGGCCAGTTATCAACGTTCGACTGAATTGGGTGCGTTGCCGGAGGCGCGGCAGGAGATTAACGCCAGCCCGGAGCGGTTATTAAATCCGAATGCGGCGGTGGTGGCGGGTGGATTGAGCCAGATGGGTGAGGAGGCGAATAAGGTTTATTCGGATATTTATTCGGCACAGCAACAGCAATTCTTTAGAGATAAGGCGTTAGATGGGCGTAATCAGAGCCAGCAGTTTTTAAATAAGCTGCTTTATGATCCGAATAATGGCGTGTTGAGCAGGCAGGGTGCTTCGGCGTTTCAAGCGGATGCGAATGGCGTATCGCCATTGGATAGTGCGTTGAATACGTTTAAAGACCATGCGCAATCGGTGGCGGATAGCCTGGGTAATGATGAGTCGAAACGCCAGTATTTGGAATGGGCGAATGAGCAGACGGCGCATACGTCCGGCTTAATATTGCAGCATATGGGCCAGCAGGCGCGGGTATATCAGCGTGGGGTGTATCAGGCGACGATTGATACCAACAAGCAGACCATGGCGGCGAATAATAATAATGTGACGCTGTTGGAGCAGCAAGTGGGGGGTATTTATCAAGCGGCGGGTGACTTGGCCAAGTTGGAGGGTTTGCCACCGGAAGCCGGGATTGCTGCAGGTACGCAACATGCTAGTGATGCGTTAAAGGGGGCGTTTGGGGTGGCTTTGGAACAAAAGAACCCGGCTGCAGCTAATGAGATTTTACGAAATTTTGGTAAGCATATGACGCCGGATGATTGGCTGGCGGCTAGTCATGCGTTGAATAATTACAGTACTCAGAGTGCGGCACTTCAAGCAGCGAATCAGGCGATGGTTGCCGCTGCGCCTTATTTGCAAACGGGCGACCAGGCGCGTATTAATAATATTACGGTGGGCAGTGAATCGAGCGGTCAGCATTGGGATGATACCGGCGCACCCACTAAAAGCGCCGCCGGAGCGATTGGTATTGGGCAGATTATGCCGGATACCGCACCGGAAGCCGCTAAGGCGGCGGGGTTGCCGTGGTTGCCTGAGTTGTTTAATGCGCACCGGAGCGGGGATGCCGCTAAAGATGACGCTGCGGTGAAGTATAACCGGGCGTTGTCGTCTGCGTATTTATCGACCCAGATGCAAAAATATGGAGATTTGCGTTTGGGGTGGGCCGCTTATAACGCCGGGCCGGGTAAGGTTGATGCGGCGATTGATCAGGCACGGGAGCAGGGTGGTAGCCCTTTGCAGTATTTGCCCAAGGAAACCCAAGACTATGTGCAGAAAAATATGACCGCGTACTCTACGGGTGGTGGTCAGTTTGCGCGGCCCACGGAAGAACAGGTTGTGAATGATGCGACGAATTTGTTTTTAAAATCGCAGGGCGGCAATGCTGATCCGCAAGCATTGCGGTTGGTGCGTGAGCAAGCGTCTAGCAATTTCAGGCTGCATGATCAGGCGATTAAACAGCAGGAGTCTGATGGTTTATCGGCGGCACAGCGCTGGATTGAGCAGAATCCTGGGCAGTTGGCGCAGATGCCGCCGAGTATCCGCTCTGCGGTTCCAGCAGGGCATTATGACGCTATGATTCAGTATGATCATCGAGTGGCGAATGGTTCGGAGCCGCCGGATAACTGGCCGTTGTGGTCTGAGTTGATGAATAATCGGACAAAGTTACAACAGACCGATTTACTGTCTTTGCGTTATCAGTTGAGTAACAATCAGTTTGAGCAGTTGACGGAGCGGAAGACTACGCAGAAACAGCCGGAGGCGATGACGCGTTTGCAAAGTAATGATGCGATTTTTAATGATTATGCACATCAAGCGGGTTTGGAAACGGGGGCGCGGTTTGATAATAAGGGCGTCTTACAAAATAAAGAGGTCGTAGATAAGGTCGCCACTTTGCAATCGAAATTTATTACTGCGGTTAGACACCAGGAGGATATACAGAAAAAGCCTTTGACTGAGGACCAGGTGCGGAAAGTGGCTGCGGGGGTGTTTACGCCGGTTAAGGTGGTGACGCCTGGGCGTATCTACGGCACTAATGAAACCGATACTATTGCGGGTTTATTAAAAGGTACTGAGAACTTAGCGGTACCCGCTGAGGACAGAGCGGCGATTGTGGATAAGTTTGCTCAGAAAGTGGGCAGAGCGCCGAATGAGGTTGAGATTAATGCGTTGTATCGTAAACATTTAGGACTGTAAACATGGCTGATAATTATGATGAGTTGATTGATCAGTATACGGCTGATGCGGCGCAGGGTTTGCGGCAAAATGTGTTTGCGGTGGCGGATAAAAATCCGGATCAGGAAGCGGCTTTGCAGTCTACGGCTAAGCAATATCAAGTGCCGGTGGATACGGTGCGGTTTAATCAGGCGGATTATGAGCGACTGAAAACGGTTGATAGTCTGGATTATGACAGTTTGGTGAGTCAGTTACCGGCGACTGGGGCTGTGTTGGGTGATCCTGAAAAAGCTGCGATATCGCATGATGATGTACATAATTTAGGCACATTGGAAAAGTTTTTGCAGTTTCCGACGAATGCGCGGCGGTCTATATCGTCGGGTATTTTTGCGGGTACCGAGGGTATTGCGGGTGTATTGCAAGCGGGTGCTGAGCAGGTACAGCAATTGCTGGAGCCGACGGCAGGTACGCTATTGCCTGTGAATATTGCTGAGCCTGTGGTCGCTATGTTTAAGAATATACGCGAGAGCCAAACGGCGTGGCGTAAACATTTGGAAGCGGGTGCGGGTGATATGGTGACAGCGCCTGATTCGCCGTTGCGGAATTTGGAGAGTGGTTATTATTCTGGTTTGCAATCTTTGAGTCAGAATGCGCTAGCGCTTCCTGCGGCTTTGGCTATAGATAGGCCTGATTTGGCTTTGTCAGGTATGGCGGCAATGACGGGCGGCCAGAGTTATGGCAAAGCGCGTGATGAGGGTTTATCGCCCAATCGCGCGGTGTTGTATGGCGCGGGTGATGCGGCGATTGAATATGCGACGGAAAAGTTTGGCGTTGATAATCTGTTTAAAAGTTTGAAAGCTGGATCGCCGATGCTGAAAACCATGGGCGATTTTTTGGCAAGGGAGATGCCAGGCGAACAAGCCGCCACCGCGCTGCAAGATATGAATGAGTGGTTGAATATTCATCCGGAAAAATCGTTTCAGGATTATTTGGATGCGCGGCCGGATGCAGCCATACAAACGGCGGTAGCGACGTTGGTGGGTGGTGGCGGTCAGGTGGCGATTATGAAAGGCCTTGATTCTGCTTTGAATGGTGCGGATCAGGCGCGTAACGGCATGGATGATCAACATTATATTGCGGCGTTGTCTGCGTTGGCGGCGGCTAATAAAGTACGTGGTCGGTCCATTTCGACGTTTCAGGATTTTGTTAAGGATGCCAGTAATGGTAGCAATGCGGAAAATGTGTATATTGATGCTAAGGTTTTGCATCAATCTGGGTTGGCTGATGATTTAAAACGGGTGTCGCCTGCTGTGGCTGATCAGTATGGGGAGGCGTTGGCCAGCGGTGGCGATGTTCGCATTCCGATGGATGAGTATTTAACGCATGTAGCCGGTACCGAGATGGACCGCGGGCTGCTGGAGCATTTGCGCTTGAAGCCTGAGGAGATGAGCCATTATGAAGCCGACGCGTTTATGTCGTCGTTTGAGAGTGGTGATGTGGTGCGCTCTGAAATGGAAAAAGCTTTGCAGTGGCATGATCGGCAAACAGTTGAACGGACGGCTGTGCAGAATGTGCGTGCTAATATTTTGGCGGATTTACAGGCGATAGGGGTGCATCGGCCCAAGGTGAATGAGGCGTATGCGGATTTGATGAGTGCGTTTTTTGGCACGATGTCGCGGCGCTTGGGTGTGGATGCTGAGGCGTTGCATGCGAAGTATCCTCTTAGGGTTAGAGCAGAGGGTTTGGGTAAGGCGGGGTATTATCAGACTGAGCTTGAGAATAAGTCCAGTATGCCACGGCAGGCGGTTAGTTTTAATGAGGCGCGGGCTGCGGCTAAGGATTTTCAGGGTACTACTTTAACAGGTGGACATGGTTTTGAAGCGTCTGTTTCACGTAATAATCTGGATAAGATGTTAAGCGCGAAAGCGGTGAATAAATCCAGTTCTGCGAGTGATCATGCGTTGGCGGTGGCAAATTTAGATAAGTTATTTGCTGAGGCTGTGCATGGTTGGAGTAAGGCGGATGATAATAAGCATCATAGTTTAAATGCTGTGCATCGTTTTTTTGCGCCGATGATGACTAAAGATGGCATGCGTTTGGTTAAAATGACCGTTAAAGAATCGTCGCAGATTGATCAGGGACGTAAGATTTATACGGTTGAATCGTTGAAAGTGGAAAAGGAAGGCTCTGCAACCATGTTGGTTGAGTCACTTGCCAAGCACGATGGTCTTGAACGGATCTCAATCGGCAATGCAGAGCCTATTGACAATCTAGCACAAGATATTCAGGATTACAATACTGTTTTTCATCAATCTACGTTGTATCAAAAGCGTAAAGGCGATATTTATACCCATGACTTATTCGGCAATGATTTATCCCAAGGGCGAGGAGACGCTGGAGCCACCCCGGCTGCGCATGAATCGCTATACCGCGATGATACGCCACCGGGTACGTATGCGACGAAAACTAAAATGTCGGAAGAGGGATCGCGGGAGCTGGGTGCGGCTGCGGTAAATTCGCCTGCTGAGGCGGCGCA contains:
- a CDS encoding transglycosylase SLT domain-containing protein, with amino-acid sequence MSVASYQRSTELGALPEARQEINASPERLLNPNAAVVAGGLSQMGEEANKVYSDIYSAQQQQFFRDKALDGRNQSQQFLNKLLYDPNNGVLSRQGASAFQADANGVSPLDSALNTFKDHAQSVADSLGNDESKRQYLEWANEQTAHTSGLILQHMGQQARVYQRGVYQATIDTNKQTMAANNNNVTLLEQQVGGIYQAAGDLAKLEGLPPEAGIAAGTQHASDALKGAFGVALEQKNPAAANEILRNFGKHMTPDDWLAASHALNNYSTQSAALQAANQAMVAAAPYLQTGDQARINNITVGSESSGQHWDDTGAPTKSAAGAIGIGQIMPDTAPEAAKAAGLPWLPELFNAHRSGDAAKDDAAVKYNRALSSAYLSTQMQKYGDLRLGWAAYNAGPGKVDAAIDQAREQGGSPLQYLPKETQDYVQKNMTAYSTGGGQFARPTEEQVVNDATNLFLKSQGGNADPQALRLVREQASSNFRLHDQAIKQQESDGLSAAQRWIEQNPGQLAQMPPSIRSAVPAGHYDAMIQYDHRVANGSEPPDNWPLWSELMNNRTKLQQTDLLSLRYQLSNNQFEQLTERKTTQKQPEAMTRLQSNDAIFNDYAHQAGLETGARFDNKGVLQNKEVVDKVATLQSKFITAVRHQEDIQKKPLTEDQVRKVAAGVFTPVKVVTPGRIYGTNETDTIAGLLKGTENLAVPAEDRAAIVDKFAQKVGRAPNEVEINALYRKHLGL